From Nicotiana tabacum cultivar K326 chromosome 20, ASM71507v2, whole genome shotgun sequence, one genomic window encodes:
- the LOC142174410 gene encoding uncharacterized protein LOC142174410 — MYTESAQKLWKEIEQRYGKTNGAKVFHIRKDLASISQGSSNIASYFSRIKKLWDELAYSITYPNCTCGCKEAFQKIEEEQKDESQAEVQISNSVFSPESSSFCTDVQKPINSRMQFDTTRESTRVQRPFTQRINFDPTNKGNSSLMCQYCKKPGHLIENCYKLHGYPPGFGSKFRRSTAFAQVSDPPDM, encoded by the exons ATGTATACAGAATCTGCTCAAAAACTTTGGAAAGAAATCGAACAACGATATGGGAAAACAAATGGGGCTAAGGTGTTTCACATCAGGAAGGACCTTGCTTCCATTTCCCAGGGATCCTCTAACATTGCTTCCTATTTCAGTCGCATTAAAAAGCTTTGGGATGAGTTGGCTTATTCAATCACTTATCCAAACTGTACATGTGGTTGTAAAGAGGCCTttcagaagatcgaagaagaGCAGAAG GATGAAAGCCAAGCTGaggttcaaatttcaaattcagtTTTTAGTCCAGAATCTTCCTCCTTTTGCACAGATGTTCAGAAACCTATAAATTCAAGGATGCAATTTGACACTACTAGGGAGAGTACCAGAGTTCAAAGGCCTTTTACTCAAAGGATAAATTTTGATCCTACTAATAAGGGGAATTCTAGTTTAATGTGCCAATACTGTAAGAAGCCTGGGCATCTAATTGAAAACTGCTACAAGCTGCATGGGTACCCTCCAGGTTTTGGTTCCAAGTTCAGAAGGTCAACTGCATTTGCTCAAGTTTCTGATCCACCTGACATGTGA
- the LOC107804243 gene encoding high-affinity nitrate transporter 3.2-like, translating into MATRLFLVATLLLSCLAATSHGEILFSSLKSSLLVSASHRQGVLKAGEGDITLTWSYKSSNLAGTDSTYKTVKLKLCYAPISQKDRAWRRTEDHLKKDKTCQFDIVTKPYKSANNNFTWTIERDVPTGTYFVRAYALNSAGEESGYGQNTNAEKTDDLFEVQAISGRHATLDICSVVFSVFSVVSLFGFFYMEKRKAKASQHK; encoded by the exons ATGGCTACTCGTCTTTTTCTTGTGGCTACACTTTTGTTATCATGTTTGGCAGCTACTAGTCATGGTGAAATATTGTTCTCTAGCCTCAAGAGTAGTCTTTTAGTATCTGCTTCACACAGACAAGGAG TTCTGAAAGCTGGGGAAGGCGATATAACATTGACATGGTCATATAAGAGCAGCAACCTAGCTGGAACAGACTCAACCTACAAGACAGTCAAACTGAAGCTTTGTTATGCACCCATTAGCCAAAAGGATCGTGCCTGGAGGAGAACAGAGGACCATCTCAAGAAAGACAAGACTTGTCAATTCGACATTGTTACTAAGCCATACAAGTCAGCTAACAACAATTTCACATGGACAATTGAAAGAGATGTCCCCACCGGCACCTATTTCGTCAGGGCTTATGCCTTAAATTCTGCAGGAGAAGAGTCTGGTTATGGCCAAAACACCAATGCCGAGAAAACTGACGACTTGTTCGAGGTTCAAGCCATCAGCGGCCGCCACGCAACGCTGGATATCTGCTCTGTTGTCTTCTCTGTTTTCTCTGTTGTGTCCCTCTTTGGTTTCTTTTACATGGAGAAGAGAAAAGCCAAGGCAAGTCAGCACAAGTGA